From the genome of Actinacidiphila yeochonensis CN732, one region includes:
- a CDS encoding GPW/gp25 family protein, with the protein MAEQFVGSGWSFPLRIGPTGGIALVSGEREIEEAIRLVLSTAPGERPMRPDFGCAIHDLVFAPVNEQTAGRIQHEVHVSLDRWEPRIRVEDVEVSAGTDQSVLYIDVRYSIRGTNNPRSLVFPFYVIPSHDEPDAGPGPGGPSESDR; encoded by the coding sequence ATGGCCGAGCAGTTCGTCGGTTCCGGTTGGTCGTTCCCTCTGCGGATCGGACCCACCGGCGGGATCGCCCTGGTCAGCGGGGAACGGGAGATCGAGGAGGCGATCAGGCTGGTCCTGTCGACAGCGCCCGGGGAACGGCCGATGCGGCCGGACTTCGGCTGCGCCATCCACGACCTCGTGTTCGCGCCGGTCAACGAGCAGACCGCGGGCCGTATCCAGCACGAGGTCCACGTCAGCCTGGACCGCTGGGAGCCGCGGATCAGGGTCGAGGACGTCGAGGTCTCCGCCGGCACCGACCAGAGCGTCCTCTACATCGACGTCCGCTACTCGATCCGCGGCACCAACAACCCGCGCAGCCTCGTCTTCCCGTTCTACGTCATTCCGTCCCACGACGAGCCCGACGCCGGCCCCGGCCCGGGCGGCCCTTCCGAAAGCGACCGCTGA
- a CDS encoding WXG100 family type VII secretion target: MSRSIENSTLKVDESLATAGQDINYMATVIAEELDYLKKQLMPLKETWLHSDASLYFQDMMNEWDLAANGLLGPDGILGQIAHTWHVNWGNYTEAEWSNVATWKF, translated from the coding sequence ATGTCACGGAGTATCGAGAACTCCACGCTGAAGGTCGACGAATCCCTCGCCACCGCCGGCCAGGACATCAACTACATGGCCACGGTCATCGCCGAGGAGCTGGACTACCTCAAGAAGCAGCTCATGCCGCTCAAAGAGACCTGGCTGCACAGCGATGCCTCCCTCTACTTCCAGGACATGATGAACGAGTGGGACCTCGCCGCCAACGGCCTGCTCGGTCCCGACGGCATACTCGGGCAGATCGCCCACACCTGGCACGTCAACTGGGGCAACTACACCGAGGCCGAGTGGTCCAACGTCGCCACGTGGAAGTTCTGA
- a CDS encoding NADase-type glycan-binding domain-containing protein, producing the protein MTTTQNCAECGTRAEPGVSFCDACGAVLSWSERAAAAPRAEPAPRTEPAPRTEPEAAPRAGADTAGRAGDPRTYGGDPGGAAVPGQGGASSFVPPRLVPPAAPATAYPAQDAYPAPGGGTGLPGTPGGSPGPEYPMPAAQPAGTWGSAYAAGSGGDAGVPAQAAQYGVPTANPPAFGPPAFGPPAFGPPAPGSPAGHGADGAAASENDTLENLRLSDAEGMSDRARRLLVPVADPEPVATPSVAPVLPGLPAPQRPQTVQAPGEELGVDGGVPCPWCGTRNRPDRHFCARCAMSMAGEQQAPGRLPWWRRLLDFRNRETPWAGERPRLRHTFDRVLGWLGAAIVLTLVIVLAVNIPKGVQATRDHFAKRAPVAPDQVTASRFFAGHKPGLAFDEFNNTWWGPGVSESGQGQWIEASFDEPTRLLDLIITPGVSNRADQNTQEALPHRVEATVTEANGKTTTSEIVLDEGAGGQPRGFRYDDVIKVRFTLETAYQPSKEKQVAIAEIEFFGPSQSGGS; encoded by the coding sequence ATGACCACCACGCAGAACTGCGCAGAATGCGGCACCCGCGCGGAACCGGGCGTGTCGTTCTGCGACGCGTGCGGGGCCGTACTGAGCTGGTCGGAACGGGCGGCCGCCGCGCCGCGCGCCGAGCCCGCGCCGCGTACCGAGCCCGCGCCGCGTACCGAGCCGGAGGCCGCGCCGCGCGCCGGGGCGGACACCGCCGGACGGGCCGGCGACCCGCGCACGTACGGCGGGGACCCCGGCGGGGCGGCGGTGCCCGGGCAGGGAGGGGCGTCGTCGTTCGTGCCGCCCCGGCTGGTGCCGCCGGCCGCCCCGGCGACCGCCTACCCCGCCCAGGACGCCTACCCCGCGCCCGGCGGCGGTACGGGCCTGCCCGGCACCCCGGGGGGCTCGCCCGGCCCCGAGTACCCGATGCCCGCGGCGCAGCCGGCGGGTACCTGGGGGTCCGCGTACGCCGCCGGGTCCGGCGGGGACGCGGGCGTCCCGGCCCAGGCCGCCCAGTACGGCGTGCCCACCGCCAACCCGCCCGCGTTCGGTCCGCCCGCGTTCGGGCCGCCGGCGTTCGGCCCGCCCGCGCCCGGCTCGCCCGCCGGACACGGCGCTGACGGGGCCGCCGCGTCCGAGAACGACACCCTGGAGAACCTGCGGCTGTCGGACGCCGAGGGCATGTCCGACCGCGCCCGCCGCCTGCTCGTCCCGGTCGCCGACCCCGAGCCCGTCGCGACGCCCTCCGTGGCCCCGGTCCTGCCCGGCCTTCCGGCCCCCCAGCGCCCGCAGACCGTCCAGGCCCCGGGCGAGGAACTGGGCGTGGACGGCGGCGTGCCCTGCCCCTGGTGCGGCACCCGGAACCGGCCCGACCGGCACTTCTGCGCCCGGTGCGCGATGTCCATGGCCGGGGAGCAGCAGGCCCCGGGACGGCTGCCGTGGTGGCGGCGGCTGCTGGACTTCCGCAACAGGGAGACCCCGTGGGCCGGCGAGCGCCCCCGGCTGCGCCACACCTTCGACCGGGTACTGGGCTGGCTGGGGGCGGCGATCGTCCTGACCCTGGTGATCGTGCTGGCCGTCAACATCCCCAAGGGCGTCCAGGCCACCCGCGACCACTTCGCCAAGCGCGCCCCCGTCGCCCCGGACCAGGTCACGGCGTCCCGCTTCTTCGCCGGCCACAAGCCCGGGCTGGCGTTCGACGAGTTCAACAACACCTGGTGGGGCCCGGGGGTGTCCGAGTCGGGCCAGGGCCAGTGGATCGAGGCGTCGTTCGACGAACCGACCCGGCTGCTGGACCTGATCATCACGCCGGGCGTCTCCAACCGAGCCGACCAGAACACCCAGGAGGCCCTCCCGCACCGCGTCGAGGCCACCGTCACCGAGGCCAACGGCAAGACCACGACCAGCGAGATCGTCCTCGACGAGGGCGCGGGCGGCCAGCCCCGCGGCTTCCGCTACGACGACGTCATCAAGGTCCGCTTCACCCTGGAGACCGCCTACCAGCCCTCCAAGGAGAAGCAGGTCGCCATCGCGGAGATCGAGTTCTTCGGCCCGTCCCAATCCGGCGGCAGCTGA
- a CDS encoding CIS tube protein → MAVGSKGAGKSLVRASLAIHEPPVGDSTMPGGIIRTFAFDFNPSQLSLSRRANWVSTPAQIERDGSLPEFMGVEAMEMSVEIFLDSSGDPTGNAVLKKVESLLECCEVTASSVAAKQPSPPWVLFQWGSFSTARFIGYVSAVEASYTVFGTTGVPIRATCRLQLHEIPGKTPNQNPTSGALTAQRVHRVVAGDSLQSLAWREYGNAGAWRAIAEANGIDNPGQLPTGVELVLPAAEEVRG, encoded by the coding sequence ATGGCCGTGGGCTCCAAGGGCGCGGGCAAGAGCCTGGTCCGTGCCAGCCTGGCGATTCACGAACCCCCGGTGGGCGACAGCACCATGCCCGGCGGGATCATCAGGACGTTCGCCTTCGACTTCAACCCGTCGCAGCTCTCGCTGAGCCGCCGGGCGAACTGGGTGTCGACCCCGGCGCAGATCGAACGGGACGGCTCGCTGCCGGAGTTCATGGGGGTGGAGGCGATGGAGATGAGCGTGGAGATCTTCCTCGACTCCTCCGGCGACCCGACCGGCAACGCCGTGCTGAAGAAGGTCGAGTCGCTGCTGGAGTGCTGCGAGGTGACCGCGAGCAGCGTCGCCGCGAAGCAGCCCTCGCCGCCGTGGGTGCTCTTCCAGTGGGGGTCGTTCTCGACGGCCCGGTTCATCGGGTACGTCAGCGCCGTCGAGGCCTCGTACACGGTCTTCGGCACCACCGGCGTCCCCATCCGCGCCACCTGCCGGCTGCAACTGCACGAGATCCCCGGCAAGACGCCGAACCAGAACCCGACGTCCGGCGCGCTGACCGCGCAGCGCGTGCACCGCGTCGTGGCGGGCGACTCGCTGCAGTCGCTGGCGTGGCGGGAGTACGGCAACGCCGGCGCCTGGCGGGCGATCGCCGAGGCCAACGGCATCGACAACCCGGGGCAGTTGCCGACCGGCGTCGAGCTGGTGCTGCCCGCCGCCGAGGAGGTGCGCGGCTGA
- a CDS encoding DUF6760 family protein — translation MTYANDRLHEEIAYVAYHFHWSLEQILDLEHHDRRRYTDEIASLVTRAGAEG, via the coding sequence GTGACGTACGCGAACGACCGGCTGCACGAGGAGATCGCGTACGTCGCCTACCACTTCCACTGGAGCCTGGAGCAGATCCTGGACCTGGAACACCACGACCGCCGCCGCTACACGGACGAGATCGCGTCCCTGGTGACGCGCGCCGGAGCGGAGGGCTGA
- a CDS encoding WXG100 family type VII secretion target — MTASDQSGQSDAFVPQTVPLYAADPNQVGPDHPQLRQLLEIVPDGHGGAIGNGIDYNVTYEYLSQACQVTYKVAENVQTQLANLKKYVQKIEAVYGGVAADAFQILMAEYDNYASMMHNALVDIGDGLGKTFDNYYNTEAQNINNIRELGGNIPTPPTGTNFN, encoded by the coding sequence ATGACAGCCTCCGACCAGAGCGGACAATCCGACGCATTCGTGCCTCAAACCGTACCGCTCTACGCGGCAGACCCCAACCAAGTAGGCCCCGACCATCCCCAGCTCCGACAACTGCTCGAAATCGTGCCCGATGGGCACGGCGGTGCCATCGGCAACGGGATCGACTACAACGTCACCTACGAGTACCTGAGCCAGGCGTGCCAAGTGACCTACAAGGTCGCGGAGAACGTCCAGACGCAGTTGGCCAACCTCAAGAAGTACGTCCAGAAGATAGAAGCCGTATACGGGGGCGTCGCCGCCGACGCCTTCCAGATACTCATGGCGGAATACGACAACTACGCCTCGATGATGCACAACGCACTGGTCGACATAGGCGACGGCCTCGGCAAAACATTCGACAACTACTACAACACCGAAGCCCAGAACATCAACAACATCCGGGAATTGGGCGGGAACATCCCCACCCCGCCCACCGGCACCAACTTCAACTGA
- a CDS encoding VgrG-related protein: MVRPAFSSVIDVRIGGAKVPSQYTSALVDAYVDQGVGVPAAFRLSFRDPYRKILGKLGVTFGTPVTLAPVADGKGAADRLLTGEVTGLEVDYDGTGTFAVIRGYDLGHRLLRQRRVAAFRNQSASDIARKLAAQDGVPIGRIESTRTVYEFISQSNVTDWDFLARLADENEMVMSVDADGRFQFVRPKPSSGAPSPSTDGDKSPFVLQAGHDILRLRAAVTAADQVGKVESRGWDVTTKTKLSAVSPATSNPAIGIGTTPGAVAAKFGTAKLVDTGTPYDKQNEVKFAADALADDVTSAFAEVEVVARGNPKLRPGVPVALSEVGEPFEGKYTATSVRHVFGDGSHYETWVTVSGRQWRSLYGLTSGGAETAPRLPSVANALVTDVNDPLKQGRVRLRFPWLDDSYVSDWTRTVQMGGLGGGGVFPMDVNDEVLVAFDRGALDHPFVIGGLYNGKDKPTTVGDVPLHDTARKKASRHTVSDRDGNRLDLLSQKTGGRKQGVRLVSGDGQLRVHLDRTNTEIVIDSKGEVTIKGSRSVSVEAGADLSLSSRGAMTIKSGGPLSISGDGVVSIRAMGEMSLNAMGLLNMNAVGAAMLTGEGTVQISSILNTTIKAASTLIESPAVLVNNIPLPI, translated from the coding sequence ATGGTGCGCCCCGCGTTCTCCAGTGTCATCGACGTCAGGATCGGCGGCGCCAAGGTGCCGTCGCAGTACACCAGCGCGCTGGTCGACGCCTACGTGGACCAGGGCGTCGGCGTCCCGGCCGCGTTCCGGCTCAGCTTCCGGGACCCGTACCGGAAGATCCTCGGCAAGCTCGGGGTCACCTTCGGCACCCCGGTGACCCTCGCCCCGGTGGCCGACGGCAAGGGCGCCGCCGACCGGCTGCTGACCGGCGAGGTCACCGGCCTGGAGGTCGACTACGACGGCACCGGCACCTTCGCCGTCATCCGCGGCTACGACCTCGGGCACCGCCTGCTGCGCCAGCGCCGGGTGGCCGCCTTCCGCAACCAGAGCGCGTCCGACATCGCCCGGAAACTGGCCGCCCAGGACGGCGTGCCGATCGGGCGGATCGAGTCGACGAGGACGGTGTACGAGTTCATCAGCCAGTCCAACGTCACCGACTGGGACTTCCTCGCGCGGCTCGCCGACGAGAACGAGATGGTGATGTCCGTCGACGCGGACGGCAGGTTCCAGTTCGTGCGGCCCAAGCCGTCCTCCGGTGCCCCCTCCCCGAGTACCGACGGCGACAAGAGCCCGTTCGTGCTCCAGGCCGGCCACGACATCCTGCGGCTGCGGGCCGCCGTCACCGCCGCCGACCAGGTCGGCAAGGTCGAGTCGCGCGGCTGGGACGTCACGACGAAGACGAAGCTCAGCGCGGTCTCGCCCGCCACCTCCAACCCCGCCATCGGGATCGGCACGACGCCGGGCGCGGTCGCCGCGAAGTTCGGCACGGCGAAGCTGGTCGACACGGGCACCCCGTACGACAAGCAGAACGAGGTGAAGTTCGCCGCCGACGCGCTCGCCGACGACGTCACCTCCGCGTTCGCCGAGGTGGAGGTCGTCGCCCGCGGCAACCCCAAGCTGCGGCCGGGCGTCCCGGTGGCGCTGTCCGAGGTGGGCGAACCCTTCGAGGGCAAGTACACGGCCACCTCGGTGCGGCACGTCTTCGGCGACGGCAGCCACTACGAGACGTGGGTGACGGTCAGCGGCCGCCAGTGGCGCTCGCTGTACGGGCTCACCTCCGGCGGCGCGGAGACCGCCCCCCGGCTGCCCAGCGTGGCCAACGCCCTGGTCACCGACGTGAACGACCCGCTCAAGCAGGGGCGCGTCCGGCTGCGGTTCCCGTGGCTGGACGACAGCTACGTCAGCGACTGGACGCGGACGGTGCAGATGGGCGGCCTCGGCGGCGGCGGGGTCTTCCCGATGGACGTCAACGACGAGGTGCTCGTCGCGTTCGACCGGGGGGCCCTCGACCACCCGTTCGTGATCGGCGGGCTCTACAACGGCAAGGACAAGCCGACCACCGTCGGCGACGTCCCGCTGCACGACACCGCGCGCAAGAAGGCGAGCCGGCACACCGTCTCCGACCGGGACGGCAACCGGCTGGACCTGCTCAGCCAGAAGACCGGCGGCCGCAAGCAGGGCGTCCGGCTGGTGTCCGGGGACGGGCAGCTGCGCGTCCACCTGGACCGGACGAACACCGAGATCGTCATCGACAGCAAGGGCGAGGTGACGATCAAGGGCAGCCGGTCGGTGTCGGTGGAGGCGGGTGCGGACCTCTCGCTCAGCTCCCGGGGCGCCATGACGATCAAGAGCGGCGGCCCCCTCAGCATCAGCGGCGACGGCGTGGTCAGCATCAGGGCCATGGGCGAGATGTCACTGAACGCGATGGGCCTGCTGAACATGAACGCCGTGGGCGCCGCGATGCTCACCGGCGAGGGAACCGTGCAGATCAGCTCGATCCTCAACACGACGATCAAGGCGGCCTCGACCCTGATCGAGTCCCCCGCGGTGCTGGTCAACAACATTCCGCTGCCGATATGA
- a CDS encoding phage tail protein has product MRGSIDGLESSAPIGTMLPAVFADDDLAQRFVAGLDEVVAPIHSVLDCLDTYFRPDLTPVDFARWLAGWVGAETDGTEPEPLLRAAVATAARLHRIRGTRRGLAEAVRLAFGVEPEITESGGAGWSARPLGPIPGESRPRLHVHLRLPDPTPADHYRLDHLVAAARPAHMPYTVEVTAGAAERTPER; this is encoded by the coding sequence ATGAGAGGGTCCATCGACGGCCTTGAGTCGTCGGCGCCGATCGGTACGATGCTGCCCGCCGTCTTCGCCGACGACGACCTCGCGCAGCGCTTCGTCGCCGGGCTCGACGAGGTGGTCGCACCCATCCACAGCGTGCTCGACTGCCTCGACACCTACTTCCGGCCGGACCTGACCCCCGTGGACTTCGCCCGCTGGCTGGCGGGCTGGGTCGGCGCGGAGACCGACGGCACCGAACCCGAACCGCTGCTCCGCGCCGCCGTGGCGACCGCCGCGCGGCTGCACCGTATCCGCGGCACCCGGCGCGGCCTGGCCGAAGCGGTCCGGCTCGCCTTCGGCGTCGAACCGGAGATCACCGAGAGCGGCGGCGCCGGCTGGAGCGCCCGTCCGCTGGGCCCGATCCCCGGCGAGTCCCGCCCGCGCCTGCACGTCCACCTGAGGCTGCCGGACCCGACCCCGGCCGACCACTACCGCCTGGACCACCTCGTCGCCGCCGCCCGGCCCGCCCACATGCCGTACACGGTCGAGGTGACCGCCGGCGCCGCCGAAAGGACCCCGGAGAGATGA
- a CDS encoding LamG domain-containing protein, whose product MLRAAGGGLARGSLRRGQWSTPQQPDRPAGEDGGSGAGTGSGAEPDARTRALGAVTRARNAEAARNAARVGDGPGGGPGDGPGPGDGPGEELGDEVEDGGVARRPIPGVAIAVAVAVLVVGVGTAVGVEMHGHGSGHSGAKAENAAASGSSVDAQQEVDGSLPSAGGAPTSGKPSTKPTAGKTATAGTTTKPTAGAPTAASTAAPPKTTSDKSGAGTSTKSSGPTPVGSWEIRPGALGADDTGAHTAGAANVTTAGGHGGCGVFNGTSSQLTTSSAVLSTGAGRSFTVSAWAYLTSDAHIATVLSQDGQVNSGFYLQYSKTDNRWAFSRVLNDTAVPSNATTVRALSKAAPALSTWTHLVGVYDGSAGRMTLYVNSVAQSSAAYTSAFASNGGLAIGRGKANSKQLDWFSGEINDVTVFSRALSASEVQGLA is encoded by the coding sequence GTGCTCCGGGCCGCCGGCGGCGGTCTGGCGCGCGGTTCGCTGCGGCGCGGCCAGTGGTCCACGCCGCAGCAGCCCGACCGGCCGGCCGGCGAGGACGGCGGCAGCGGCGCCGGCACCGGCAGCGGCGCCGAACCCGACGCGCGTACCCGGGCGCTCGGCGCCGTCACCCGCGCCCGGAACGCGGAGGCCGCGCGGAACGCGGCGCGGGTCGGGGATGGTCCGGGCGGCGGCCCCGGAGACGGACCCGGCCCCGGAGACGGACCCGGGGAGGAGCTCGGGGACGAGGTCGAAGACGGCGGGGTGGCGCGCAGGCCCATACCGGGAGTCGCCATCGCGGTCGCGGTGGCGGTGCTGGTGGTCGGCGTGGGCACGGCGGTGGGCGTGGAGATGCACGGCCACGGCAGCGGCCACTCCGGTGCCAAGGCGGAGAACGCGGCCGCCTCGGGCAGCTCGGTCGACGCGCAGCAGGAGGTGGACGGTTCGCTGCCCTCCGCGGGCGGGGCCCCGACCAGCGGCAAGCCCAGCACGAAGCCGACGGCGGGGAAGACCGCGACGGCCGGTACGACCACGAAGCCCACCGCGGGGGCGCCGACCGCGGCGTCGACCGCGGCACCGCCCAAGACGACGTCCGACAAGTCCGGGGCGGGCACGTCGACGAAGTCCTCGGGGCCGACCCCGGTCGGCTCCTGGGAGATCAGGCCCGGCGCCCTGGGCGCGGACGACACCGGCGCCCACACCGCCGGCGCCGCCAACGTCACCACCGCCGGCGGACACGGCGGTTGCGGCGTCTTCAACGGCACCAGCAGCCAGCTGACCACCTCCTCGGCGGTGCTGTCCACCGGCGCCGGCCGGAGCTTCACCGTCTCGGCCTGGGCATACCTGACCAGCGACGCGCACATCGCCACCGTGCTCAGCCAGGACGGCCAGGTGAACAGCGGCTTCTACCTCCAGTACTCCAAGACCGACAACCGCTGGGCCTTCTCCCGGGTGCTGAACGACACCGCGGTCCCCTCCAACGCCACCACGGTCCGCGCCCTGTCGAAGGCCGCGCCGGCCCTGAGCACCTGGACCCACCTCGTCGGCGTGTACGACGGCTCCGCCGGGCGGATGACCCTGTACGTCAACTCGGTCGCGCAGAGCTCCGCCGCGTACACCAGCGCCTTCGCCTCCAACGGCGGCCTCGCCATCGGCCGCGGCAAGGCGAACAGCAAGCAGCTCGACTGGTTCTCCGGGGAGATCAACGACGTCACCGTGTTCAGCCGGGCGCTCAGCGCCTCGGAGGTCCAGGGGCTGGCGTGA
- a CDS encoding putative baseplate assembly protein: MALPSPNLDDRRFQQFVDDAKRYIQQRAPEWTDHNVSDPGITLVETVAHMADQIVYRLNRVPEKNHLAFLDLVGITLFPPSAARTEVTFWLSAPQEEPVTMPVGTEAATTRTADEEAVVFATERELVVWNCELRHLLVQRRGEPSVDRTHDLADEDKDVLCFAEAPAPGDCMLLGLTSAVPHCAVALNLDSRVDGVGVDPRQPPLVWEAWTEDGWQPCVVDRDGTGGLNRPGEVILHIPGGHVLSRNAGKEGGWLRCRVTEPLHGQPFYTTSPTVRAADACTIGGTTPAVHAETVYDEALGESTGLPGQRLRLAHAPVVGDTPPVLLQTAEHEGWQDWQVVQNFAASGPADRHITVDATTGEIAFGPAVREPDGSLRQYGMVAPKGSPIRARRYRTGGGRAGNVARGAVQILRTSIPYVSEVVNREAARGGVDGETVEEAKARAPITLRAQERAVTLRDYEELARRAAPETARITCLEGEESEHGAYAVRVLVVPQAVPDPGGRLRFEQLVPGDSLLERITRHLDERRLIGTRLAVGPPYYQGVTVVATVHAFRGVDTDLVRRRVHDALYRHLDPLTGGADGKGWPFGRPVQAGEAFAVLQRVPGVELVDEVVLHPADPLTGKRGEATDRIDLSAPSLVFSFDHRVRVIGDSSLVPTERKGLSRG, encoded by the coding sequence ATGGCCCTTCCCTCCCCGAACCTCGACGACCGCCGCTTCCAGCAGTTCGTCGACGACGCCAAGCGCTACATCCAGCAGCGCGCCCCGGAGTGGACCGACCACAACGTCTCCGACCCGGGCATCACGCTCGTCGAGACGGTCGCCCACATGGCCGACCAGATCGTCTACCGGCTCAACCGGGTGCCGGAGAAGAACCACCTGGCCTTCCTGGACCTGGTCGGCATCACCCTGTTCCCGCCCTCCGCGGCCCGCACCGAGGTGACCTTCTGGCTCTCGGCGCCGCAGGAGGAACCGGTGACGATGCCGGTCGGCACCGAGGCGGCCACCACCCGCACCGCGGACGAGGAGGCGGTCGTCTTCGCCACCGAGCGCGAACTGGTCGTCTGGAACTGCGAGTTGCGCCACCTGCTGGTGCAGCGCCGGGGCGAGCCGTCGGTGGACCGCACGCACGACCTCGCCGACGAGGACAAGGACGTGCTGTGCTTCGCCGAGGCGCCCGCCCCCGGCGACTGCATGCTGCTGGGCCTGACCAGCGCCGTGCCGCACTGCGCCGTCGCCCTGAACCTCGACAGCCGGGTCGACGGCGTCGGCGTGGACCCGCGGCAGCCGCCCCTGGTCTGGGAGGCGTGGACCGAGGACGGCTGGCAGCCCTGCGTGGTCGACCGGGACGGCACCGGCGGCCTCAACCGGCCCGGCGAGGTCATCCTGCACATCCCCGGCGGGCACGTGCTGTCCCGCAACGCCGGCAAGGAGGGCGGCTGGCTCCGCTGCCGGGTCACCGAACCCCTCCACGGCCAGCCCTTCTACACCACCTCCCCCACCGTCCGGGCCGCCGACGCCTGCACGATCGGCGGCACCACCCCCGCCGTCCACGCCGAGACGGTGTACGACGAGGCGCTCGGCGAGTCCACCGGGCTGCCCGGCCAGCGGCTGCGGCTCGCGCACGCGCCCGTGGTCGGCGACACCCCGCCGGTGCTGCTGCAGACCGCCGAGCACGAGGGCTGGCAGGACTGGCAGGTCGTCCAGAACTTCGCCGCCTCGGGCCCGGCCGACCGCCACATCACCGTGGACGCCACCACCGGCGAGATCGCCTTCGGGCCGGCGGTGCGCGAACCCGACGGCTCGCTCCGCCAGTACGGGATGGTCGCCCCCAAGGGCTCGCCCATCCGCGCCCGCCGCTACCGCACCGGCGGCGGCCGCGCGGGCAACGTGGCGCGCGGCGCCGTCCAGATACTGCGCACCTCCATCCCCTACGTCTCGGAGGTCGTCAACCGCGAGGCGGCGCGCGGGGGTGTGGACGGGGAGACGGTCGAGGAGGCGAAGGCCCGGGCCCCGATCACGCTGCGCGCCCAGGAGCGGGCGGTGACCCTGCGCGACTACGAGGAGCTGGCCCGCCGCGCCGCCCCCGAGACCGCGCGCATCACCTGTCTGGAGGGCGAGGAGAGCGAGCACGGCGCTTACGCTGTAAGGGTGTTGGTGGTACCGCAGGCGGTGCCGGACCCGGGTGGCCGGCTGCGCTTCGAGCAACTCGTCCCCGGCGACTCCCTGCTGGAGCGCATCACCCGCCACCTCGACGAACGCCGCCTGATCGGCACCCGGTTGGCGGTCGGCCCGCCGTACTACCAGGGCGTCACCGTGGTGGCCACCGTGCACGCCTTCCGCGGCGTCGACACCGACCTCGTGCGCCGCCGGGTGCACGACGCCCTCTACCGGCACCTCGACCCGCTGACCGGCGGCGCGGACGGCAAGGGGTGGCCGTTCGGCCGGCCGGTGCAGGCCGGCGAGGCGTTCGCGGTGCTCCAGCGGGTCCCCGGCGTCGAGCTGGTCGACGAGGTCGTCCTGCACCCCGCCGACCCGCTGACCGGCAAGCGCGGCGAGGCCACGGACCGCATCGACCTCTCGGCGCCGTCCCTGGTGTTCTCCTTCGACCACCGCGTCCGGGTGATCGGGGACAGCTCCCTGGTGCCCACCGAGCGGAAGGGCCTGAGCCGCGGATGA
- a CDS encoding MazG-like family protein — translation MTEETMTEETMTEETWTTISRLVRWLDEKDNAATTEQVRLLRLFKLQEEVGEVAQATMGAVAANPRKGASHTWEDVQHELCDVILTGMVALRTLTPDAGKVFQERLGVVAERSLS, via the coding sequence GTGACCGAAGAGACCATGACCGAAGAGACCATGACCGAAGAGACGTGGACCACGATCAGCCGTCTCGTGCGGTGGCTGGACGAGAAGGACAACGCCGCGACTACGGAACAGGTCCGGCTGCTGCGGCTGTTCAAGCTCCAGGAGGAGGTCGGCGAGGTCGCCCAGGCCACCATGGGCGCGGTCGCCGCGAACCCGCGCAAGGGCGCCTCGCACACCTGGGAGGACGTCCAGCACGAGCTGTGCGACGTCATCCTCACCGGCATGGTGGCCCTGCGGACCCTGACCCCGGACGCGGGAAAGGTCTTCCAGGAGCGGCTGGGCGTCGTGGCCGAGCGCTCCCTCTCCTGA
- a CDS encoding phage tail protein has translation MPSQDPGSTIWFSLSIDGESLGYFNGCEGLASEVEVEHRQEGGNNGFVWALPTRVTFSTIRLTRPLTPDTTKVAKWISSVQTGIKRPTAQIAALRADGSQVASWGLIEVLPVRWTGPTLDPANPAVATEVLEIAHHGFTD, from the coding sequence ATGCCCAGCCAGGACCCGGGCTCGACCATCTGGTTCTCCCTCAGCATCGACGGTGAGAGCCTCGGCTACTTCAACGGGTGCGAGGGCCTGGCGTCGGAGGTGGAGGTCGAGCACCGCCAGGAGGGCGGCAACAACGGCTTCGTCTGGGCGCTGCCCACCCGGGTCACGTTCTCCACGATCCGGCTGACCCGTCCGCTCACCCCGGACACGACGAAGGTCGCCAAGTGGATCTCGTCCGTGCAGACCGGGATCAAGCGGCCCACGGCGCAGATCGCGGCGCTGCGCGCGGACGGCTCGCAGGTCGCGAGCTGGGGGCTGATCGAGGTGCTGCCGGTGCGGTGGACCGGGCCCACCCTGGACCCCGCCAACCCGGCGGTGGCCACGGAGGTCCTGGAGATCGCCCACCACGGGTTCACGGACTGA